From a single Pelodiscus sinensis isolate JC-2024 chromosome 4, ASM4963464v1, whole genome shotgun sequence genomic region:
- the LOC102449095 gene encoding olfactory receptor 8U9-like: MEEGNHSVVTEFILLGLTDRSELQVPLFVLFLLIYVITLVGNGGMILLITIDPRLHTPMYYFLRSLSVCDLCYSSVIAPNMLKNFLAERKSISYEACAVQMYFSVLLPDVECLLLAVMAYDRYVAICNPLHYMVTMSSQRCDQLVAGVWAVGLVDAFILTCCTFRLSFCHSNIIRHYFCEMPPLLALSCSDTRISDIVQLASMCYTVILSVVIILLSYVYIFTTILRIRSAEGRYKAFSTCACHLITVGVFYFTILFMYFQPTYSPSADTDKVSSVFYTLVIPMLNPLIYSLRNREVKDSLRKTMNKLLTSP, from the coding sequence atggaagagggaaatcattcggtggtgactgagttcattctcttAGGACTGACAGATCGTTCAGAGCTACAGGTCCCTCTGTTTgtgttgttcctactgatttatgttaTCACCTTGGTGGGGAACGGGGGGATGATCTTGTTAATCACAATTGACCCCCGACTTCATAcccccatgtactatttcctccggagtttgtctgtttgtgatCTCTGCTATTCCTCAGTAATTGCCCCTAACATGCTGAAGAATTTCTTAGCCGAGAGGAAAAGCATTTCTTACGAGGCCTGcgctgtgcaaatgtatttctCTGTATTACTTCCAGATGTTGAGTGTCTCTTGTTAGCTGTGATGGcctatgaccgttatgtggccatctgtaacccgctgcaCTATATGGTTACCATGTCCAGCCAGCGCTGTgaccagctggtggctggggtgtgGGCTGTGGGGTTGGTGGATGCATTTATACTTACGTGTTGTACATTCCGTCTGTCATTCTGCCACTCCAACATCATCAGGCATTACTTTTGTGAAATGCCCCCACTGCTGGcactctcctgctctgacacccgcaTCAGTGACATTGTGCAGTTGGCTTCTATGTGCTACACTGTAATACTCAGCGTTGTGATCATTCTCCTCTCCTATGTCTATATCTTCACCACCATCCTGCGGATCCGCTCTGCCGAGGGTCggtacaaagccttctccacctgcgcttGTCACTTGATCACAGTCGGAGTATTCTATTTCACTATCCTTTTCATGTATTTCCAACCCACCTACAGCCCTTCCGCAGACACCGACAAAGTTTCCTCAGTGTTCTACACActggtgatccccatgttgaaccccctcatctacagcctgaggaacagggaggtgaaggacTCCCTGAGGAAAACCATGAACAAACTCCTAACCAGTCCCTGA
- the LOC102448862 gene encoding olfactory receptor 8U9-like, giving the protein MEEGNHSEVTEFILSGLTDRPELQVPLFVLFLLIYVVTLVGNGGMVLLITIDPRLHIPMYFFLRGLSFCDLCYSSVIVPKMLQNFLAERKSIFRTACAVQMYLSGVFSDGQCLLLVVMAYDRYVAICNPLLYTVTMSRQRCDQLVAGVCAVGLVDQMITTCCTFRLSFCRSNIIRHFYCEIPPLLALSCSDTRISDIVLLASTCYILILSVVIILLSYVCIISTILRIRSAEGRYKAFSTCACHLITVGIFYFTLLFMYFQPTYSSSTDTDKTASVFYSLVIPMLNPLIYSLRNREVKDSLMKAMNKLLTSS; this is encoded by the coding sequence atggaagagggaaatcactcggaggtgactgagttcattctctcaggactgacagatcgtccagagctgcaggtccccctgtttgtgttgttcctactgatttatgttGTCACCCTGGTGGGAAATGGGGGGATGGTCTTGTTAATCACAATAGACCCCCGACTCCACatccccatgtactttttcctccggggtttgtctttctgtgatctctgctattCATCTGTAATTGtccctaagatgctgcagaatttcttaGCCGAGAGGAAAAGCATTTTTCGCACTGCCTGTGCTGTGCAAATGTATCTCAGTGGCGTATTTTCAGATGGTCAGTGTCTTTTGCTAGTtgtgatggcgtatgaccgttatgtggccatctgtaacccgctgctTTATACGGTCACTATGTCCCGGCAGCGCTGTGACCAGCTAGTGGCTGGTGTGTGCGCTGTGGGGTTGGTGGATCAAATGATTACAACGTGTTGTACCTTCCGCCTCTCATTCTGTCGCTCCAACATCATCAGGCATTTCTATTGTGAAATTCCCCCACTGCTTgcgctctcctgctctgacacccgcaTCAGTGACATTGTGCTGTTGGCTTCCACGTGTTACATTCTAATACTCAGTGTTGTGATCATTCTCCTCTCCTATGTCTgcatcatctccaccatcctgcggatccgctctgccgagggccggtacaaagccttctccacctgtgcTTGTCACTTGATCACAGTGGGAATATTCTATTTCACTCTTCTTTTCATGTATTTCCAACCAACCTACAGCTCTTCCACAGACACCGACAAAACTGCCTCCGTGTTTTACTCGCTGGTGATCCCCATGTtaaaccccctcatctacagcctgaggaacagggaggtgaaggacTCCCTGATGAAAGCCATGAATAAACTCCTAACCAGTTCCTGA